In Tenacibaculum sp. 190524A02b, the genomic stretch AACTTCATATGAATAATTTTTAATTATAAAATATCTATGTTGAAGATAGTGGGGAGACTATAGTCCTAAATATAATAAAAAAATCTTATAGTGTTAATAAAAAGTTAAAATAAAGTTTAACTTTTTTGATATTTCACAAAAATGTTAATCCATATTATTCTAGATAAGCGCAAGCTAAAAGGAGTTAATAATAAAGAAACAATAATAACAGTAATGAAACTTTGGAGAATGGTTAAACCAATAAATAATTTTGAAATAATAAAAACTCCCACGAATAAAGCTACTGCAATAGCATAGTTAACATACATAGCACCAAAATAAAAAGAAGGTTCCATCATGTATTTTAAGCCACAATTTGGACAGTTCTCATGTAAAGTAGTCACTTTTTTGGGGTTTAAAGTTACACGATACTTGAAAAAATCACCTTTGTGACATTTAGGGCATTTATTTCTAAAAATGCTATATAATTTATTGCCTTTACCAAACATATAAAGAAGTATAAGTTTAATTAACTGATTCGTTTTTGTAAGTTTGTGCAAATTTCAACAAAAACAAAATCGTAGCTTGTAACAAGTGTTACAAATTTACGGTAATTACTTCTATAAATATGCTAAACGTACATAATTTAACAGTCTCTTTTATGGGAACTGATTTGTTTTCAGGAATTACCTTTAAATTAAATAAAGGAGATAGAATTGGGTTAATAGGAAAGAATGGAGCAGGAAAATCTACTTTGTTAAAAGTCCTAGCAAAAGATATTGAAAGTAGTGGAGGAACGATTGCTTTTGATAAAGAAGTAAAAATAGGTTTTTTACGTCAGGATATTGATTTCGTACATGGAAGAACCATTTTAGAAGAAGCTTACCAAGCATTTACTGAAATTAAAGAAATAGAAGCTGAGTTAGAAGGTATTAATAATCAGTTAGCTGAAAGAACTGATTATGAAAGTGAAAGTTATAATCAGCTAATTATAGATTTAAATGAAAAAACAGAGCGTTATGAATTATTAGGAGGTTATAATTACCAAGGAGATACAGAAAAGGTTTTGCAAGGTTTAGGTTTTCAAAGAGAAGATTTTGATAAACTTACGGATACTTTTTCTGGAGGATGGCGTATGCGTATTGAATTAGCAAAGTTATTATTACAGAATAATGATATTTTATTACTGGATGAGCCTACAAACCATTTAGATATTGAATCAATTATTTGGTTAGAAAACTTTTTAAAAAACTATTCAGGAGCAATTGTATTGGTATCGCATGATAAAATGTTTTTAGATAATGTAACTAATAGAACTATTGAAATATCGTTAGGTCAAATTTACGATTACAAAAAGCCATATACAGAATTTCTAAAGCTTAGAGCAGAAATAAAAGAAAAACAATTACAAGCTCAGAAAAATCAAGAAAAAGAAATAGAACACACACAAAAACTTATTGAAAAGTTTAGAGCCAAAGCTAAAAAGGCTTCCATGGCACAATCACTTATAAAAAAATTAGATAAAGTAGAGCGTATAGAAGTAGATCAGGATGATAATGCCGTAATGAATGTTCGCTTTGAAATATCTAAAGAGCCAGGTAAAATTATTGTAGAGGCTGAAAACTTAGGAAAATGTTATGGAGATAAGCAAGTTTTAGAAAATGTAGATTTATTAATAGAACGTAATAGTAAAATAGCTTTTGTAGGACAAAATGGTCAAGGAAAATCAACATTAGCTAAAATGATGGTAGGTGAAATTCCTTTTGATGG encodes the following:
- a CDS encoding ABC-F family ATP-binding cassette domain-containing protein produces the protein MLNVHNLTVSFMGTDLFSGITFKLNKGDRIGLIGKNGAGKSTLLKVLAKDIESSGGTIAFDKEVKIGFLRQDIDFVHGRTILEEAYQAFTEIKEIEAELEGINNQLAERTDYESESYNQLIIDLNEKTERYELLGGYNYQGDTEKVLQGLGFQREDFDKLTDTFSGGWRMRIELAKLLLQNNDILLLDEPTNHLDIESIIWLENFLKNYSGAIVLVSHDKMFLDNVTNRTIEISLGQIYDYKKPYTEFLKLRAEIKEKQLQAQKNQEKEIEHTQKLIEKFRAKAKKASMAQSLIKKLDKVERIEVDQDDNAVMNVRFEISKEPGKIIVEAENLGKCYGDKQVLENVDLLIERNSKIAFVGQNGQGKSTLAKMMVGEIPFDGNLKLGHNVEVGYFAQNQSEYLPPEKTVLEIMEDAANDGNRVKVRDMLGAFLFGGEAVDKKAKVLSGGERNRLALCKLLLSPFNVLIMDEPTNHLDIASKNVLKQALQNFKGTLIIVSHDRDFLQGLTSTVYGFKDKVIKEYLGDIDYFLEQHKMENLREAEKRTVVKEQKDSSKKEAYKLSKEQEKELKKLKNRLGKIETQIADLEAEIEKIDLELAQNYEEVSSQPNFFESYKAKKAKVDELMEEWEQVEEKVTGYN
- a CDS encoding DUF983 domain-containing protein — translated: MTTLHENCPNCGLKYMMEPSFYFGAMYVNYAIAVALFVGVFIISKLFIGLTILQSFITVIIVSLLLTPFSLRLSRIIWINIFVKYQKS